Proteins from one Phyllobacterium zundukense genomic window:
- a CDS encoding NepR family anti-sigma factor, translating into MNAKKNSIDAPEKVRVRRRDIKNAETEIGLKLRALYASVQEEEIPARFLDLLEKLDEAERNHTQSSK; encoded by the coding sequence ATGAACGCCAAAAAGAACTCTATTGACGCTCCTGAAAAGGTGCGAGTTCGCCGCCGCGACATCAAGAATGCTGAAACAGAAATTGGTCTGAAGTTACGCGCGCTTTACGCATCGGTGCAGGAGGAAGAAATACCGGCTCGTTTTCTCGATCTTCTTGAAAAGCTTGATGAGGCTGAACGCAATCATACGCAATCATCCAAATAA
- a CDS encoding murein hydrolase activator EnvC family protein: MKFEALKATLKGKRTFLHVVFLIVALTAMSAIPSFVRAQERGSQPAAEPLDAKRAQTAKELEDLTGQISVSSERVTALDNEIAALKKDQTTITAALIQSAKTEKKLSEDITGFSDKLAGLREREDSIKTSLKSRRGALAEVLAALQRMGLNPPPAILVRPDDALASVRSAVLLGAVVPEMRQQTEALIADLKDLTRVKISIDEERSRLTAALSGQAEEKARLDLLLAAKQKMQTASEETRLAEQQHAEDLAKRATSLRDLIATMEKDMQEVKKAAEAASAQEQQKMAASQQRADDFASNQSRLSAQVNFASLKGHLSMPAAGKLVKNFGDDDGVGGTVQGDTLATAPGATITSPVDAVVLYAGAFRSYGQLLILDAGNGYHVVLAGMNKINVSQNQFVLAGEPVGVMNKQLIASTAPVPMGNGAPMLYIEFRKDTKPVNPAPWWAERLAGRTANDT, encoded by the coding sequence ATGAAATTTGAGGCATTAAAGGCAACACTGAAAGGCAAACGCACATTCTTACATGTCGTTTTTCTGATTGTGGCCTTGACCGCCATGTCAGCCATTCCATCGTTTGTTCGGGCGCAAGAACGGGGATCGCAACCGGCTGCGGAACCGTTGGATGCAAAGCGCGCGCAAACTGCCAAGGAACTCGAAGACCTGACCGGGCAGATATCGGTGTCCTCAGAGCGTGTCACGGCGCTGGACAATGAAATCGCAGCGCTGAAAAAGGATCAAACCACGATAACCGCCGCACTCATCCAGTCGGCCAAGACAGAGAAAAAGCTGAGTGAGGATATAACTGGCTTCAGCGACAAGCTGGCCGGCCTGCGCGAACGGGAAGATAGCATAAAGACGTCGCTGAAATCCCGGCGTGGTGCGCTCGCCGAAGTGTTGGCAGCCTTGCAGCGCATGGGCCTCAATCCGCCGCCGGCAATTCTAGTTCGTCCTGATGATGCCCTCGCATCTGTGCGAAGCGCGGTTCTTCTCGGCGCTGTTGTTCCCGAAATGCGTCAACAGACCGAGGCCCTGATCGCAGACCTGAAGGATCTGACCCGCGTCAAGATCTCGATTGACGAGGAACGGAGCCGTCTGACCGCCGCACTTTCGGGGCAGGCAGAAGAGAAGGCGCGACTCGACCTGCTGCTGGCTGCGAAGCAAAAAATGCAAACCGCCTCTGAAGAAACGCGCCTCGCTGAGCAACAGCATGCCGAGGACCTCGCCAAGCGCGCCACGTCGCTGCGTGATCTGATTGCCACCATGGAAAAGGACATGCAGGAGGTCAAGAAGGCTGCCGAGGCTGCGAGTGCACAGGAGCAACAGAAGATGGCCGCAAGCCAGCAACGTGCCGATGATTTCGCCTCCAACCAGAGCCGCCTTTCGGCACAGGTCAATTTTGCGTCGCTGAAAGGCCATCTTTCCATGCCAGCAGCAGGCAAGCTGGTGAAGAATTTCGGCGACGATGACGGCGTAGGCGGCACGGTTCAGGGTGACACGCTCGCGACCGCTCCAGGTGCCACGATTACCTCACCGGTCGACGCCGTAGTCCTTTATGCGGGCGCGTTCAGGTCATACGGCCAACTCTTGATACTTGACGCGGGCAATGGATATCATGTTGTCTTGGCGGGAATGAATAAAATAAACGTCTCCCAGAACCAGTTTGTACTGGCTGGAGAACCGGTCGGTGTGATGAACAAGCAACTTATTGCGAGTACCGCACCTGTTCCGATGGGAAATGGAGCTCCAATGCTTTACATTGAGTTCCGGAAGGATACAAAACCTGTTAATCCCGCTCCCTGGTGGGCGGAAAGGCTTGCTGGAAGGACCGCAAATGATACGTAG
- a CDS encoding ArnT family glycosyltransferase, with amino-acid sequence MASLDGPPIDWSKLARLAPRAIVLYILAILILRLFLSRFMEIDEAQFVGEVAFAWNYGNSHPPMYNWLVRLALELTGWNWVLAVALVRLSLLGLYHWLSFDTARRLGGDRAGVLALTASAFLPQIVWMSIQTTAHTILVISASIGIVHAFALLREGKGARAYVWFGIWAAIGALAKYNFFIFLVSFLIAAAMTPPIRRQLFQRRIWISIAIFIAAFTPVIVASLNAPLAATAGRMHKLAQAIGYLESFDLPRVGIDGLASLLISTFLWAGLALIIFWIGRSRDHPRPPPDGAADVRKLLLRTILIGLAAFAALVFIADYHSVAERYMAPILAPTAILLALSLPQVLGARNVLVISGAMYILAPLAVAIIALFGTPRFNFPFDGVADAIRAQNPTPARITSNRQDDAGNVAALLHWPPERGEASDIVLVWQGDDDAGEEALARLPTDAQPIGPVTRVTARVRNFNGELRTFSFQRYSSRLPIPDQNSGG; translated from the coding sequence ATGGCCTCACTTGATGGCCCACCAATCGATTGGTCAAAGCTTGCGCGCCTCGCCCCGCGTGCAATCGTTCTATACATCCTTGCCATTTTAATACTGCGCCTCTTTCTTTCACGGTTCATGGAAATCGATGAGGCGCAATTCGTTGGCGAAGTTGCGTTCGCTTGGAACTATGGCAACTCGCATCCGCCAATGTACAATTGGCTGGTGCGACTCGCGCTCGAACTGACTGGTTGGAACTGGGTTCTTGCTGTCGCTCTGGTGCGCCTTTCCCTGCTTGGGCTCTATCACTGGCTTAGTTTCGATACCGCTCGTAGGCTGGGTGGTGACCGCGCAGGCGTACTGGCGTTAACCGCGTCGGCGTTTCTGCCGCAGATAGTTTGGATGTCCATCCAGACTACAGCACATACTATTCTCGTTATTTCCGCATCAATCGGCATCGTCCACGCCTTTGCTCTGTTGCGTGAGGGAAAGGGCGCGCGCGCATATGTCTGGTTTGGTATCTGGGCCGCAATCGGGGCTCTGGCCAAGTACAACTTCTTCATTTTTCTGGTCAGCTTTCTCATCGCCGCGGCGATGACGCCACCCATTCGCCGTCAATTGTTCCAGCGGCGGATCTGGATCTCGATTGCTATTTTCATTGCCGCTTTTACACCTGTCATTGTCGCCTCCCTCAATGCACCCTTGGCGGCTACCGCCGGCAGAATGCACAAGCTTGCTCAGGCGATCGGCTACCTGGAATCATTTGATCTTCCGCGGGTAGGAATCGACGGGCTAGCCAGTCTCCTGATTTCAACTTTCCTGTGGGCCGGCCTTGCCCTCATAATCTTCTGGATTGGTCGGAGTCGCGATCATCCACGTCCCCCGCCGGATGGCGCCGCGGATGTCCGCAAGCTCCTGCTTCGCACAATACTGATTGGCCTCGCCGCCTTCGCCGCGCTGGTTTTCATCGCCGACTACCATTCCGTCGCAGAGCGCTATATGGCCCCGATTCTGGCACCGACTGCGATCCTTTTGGCGCTTTCTTTGCCGCAGGTACTCGGCGCACGCAATGTGCTCGTTATCTCAGGCGCAATGTACATCCTTGCCCCGCTGGCAGTCGCAATCATTGCCCTGTTCGGAACGCCCCGATTCAACTTTCCTTTCGACGGCGTTGCCGACGCCATTCGCGCCCAGAACCCCACGCCTGCCAGGATCACCTCCAACCGTCAGGACGATGCGGGCAATGTGGCAGCCCTCCTGCACTGGCCGCCTGAAAGGGGCGAAGCTTCGGATATTGTTCTGGTCTGGCAGGGCGATGATGACGCCGGTGAAGAAGCCTTGGCGCGATTACCGACTGACGCGCAGCCAATCGGACCGGTAACACGCGTGACCGCACGAGTGCGAAACTTCAATGGGGAACTGCGAACCTTTAGCTTCCAACGTTATTCATCTCGGTTACCGATACCGGATCAGAATAGCGGCGGATGA
- a CDS encoding S41 family peptidase, whose product MIRRLTLLMAGALLGATAMVVVQGALPTTAAEAAGTDTYKQLSIFGDIFERVRAQYVTPPDDKKLVESAINGMLTSLDPHSSYMNAEQAQDMRVQTKGEFGGLGIEVTMENELVKVIAPIEDTPASKAGVLAGDYISQIDGTEVRGMTLTDAVDKMRGEVNTPIELTLIRQGADKPIKLTIVRDVVKVKAVRSRVDNDVGYVRVISFTEQTFEDLQKAIKDIQSKVPDDKLKGFVLDLRLNPGGLLDQAVAVSDAFLDKGEVVSTRGRDPQDITRFDARPGDLTNGKPLIVLINGGSASASEIVAGALQDHRRGTILGTRSFGKGSVQTIIPLGESGALRLTTALYYTPAGKSIQGKGIVPDIAVDQPLPADLQGKAEPMSESSLKGHIKGVQEDAEGSGSIAYVPPDPKDDLQLIQALKLLRGEQANAAFPADPKKGVPN is encoded by the coding sequence ATGATACGTAGGCTAACGCTTCTCATGGCCGGAGCCCTGTTGGGTGCGACGGCAATGGTCGTTGTGCAGGGAGCTCTGCCCACTACCGCTGCAGAAGCTGCGGGCACCGATACCTATAAACAGCTATCAATTTTTGGTGATATATTCGAGCGCGTCCGCGCCCAATACGTCACACCACCCGACGACAAAAAGCTGGTCGAGAGCGCCATCAACGGCATGCTGACCTCGCTCGATCCACACTCATCCTACATGAATGCTGAACAGGCGCAGGACATGCGCGTTCAGACCAAGGGTGAATTCGGCGGCCTTGGTATCGAAGTCACCATGGAAAACGAACTTGTGAAGGTTATCGCTCCGATCGAGGACACCCCGGCATCGAAGGCTGGCGTCTTGGCGGGCGACTATATTTCGCAAATCGATGGCACTGAGGTGCGTGGTATGACGCTGACTGACGCTGTCGACAAGATGCGCGGTGAGGTGAACACGCCGATCGAACTGACGCTCATTCGTCAGGGTGCCGACAAGCCGATCAAGCTCACCATTGTCCGCGACGTGGTCAAGGTCAAAGCTGTCCGCTCCCGGGTCGATAACGACGTAGGTTATGTCCGCGTCATTTCCTTCACCGAACAGACCTTCGAGGACCTGCAGAAGGCAATCAAGGATATCCAGAGCAAGGTTCCGGACGACAAGCTCAAGGGCTTTGTGCTCGATCTGCGCTTGAACCCCGGTGGTCTGCTCGACCAGGCCGTCGCCGTCTCCGATGCTTTCCTCGACAAGGGCGAGGTTGTCTCGACACGTGGCCGCGATCCGCAGGATATCACCCGGTTCGACGCAAGGCCCGGCGATCTGACGAATGGCAAGCCGCTGATCGTCCTGATCAATGGCGGCTCGGCCAGTGCTTCGGAAATCGTCGCCGGCGCGTTGCAGGACCATCGTCGCGGAACGATCCTCGGAACGCGCTCGTTCGGCAAAGGTTCGGTACAGACCATTATACCGCTCGGCGAAAGCGGCGCATTGCGTCTGACGACGGCGCTTTATTACACACCTGCTGGAAAATCCATCCAGGGCAAGGGTATTGTCCCGGACATCGCTGTCGATCAGCCGCTTCCCGCCGACCTTCAGGGCAAGGCCGAGCCAATGAGTGAATCCAGCCTGAAGGGTCACATCAAAGGCGTGCAAGAAGATGCTGAGGGTTCCGGGTCGATCGCCTATGTACCGCCGGATCCGAAGGACGACCTGCAGCTCATCCAGGCGTTGAAGCTTCTGCGCGGCGAACAGGCAAATGCAGCCTTCCCGGCTGATCCCAAGAAGGGTGTGCCTAACTGA
- a CDS encoding sensor histidine kinase, translated as MSFSQRPLRGLAIVLSLGMIIGSAGSTIILARSVNNQIDDILATYRVREQAYVSLSLMAEAHNSQRGFILTQSAPLLDQYRNVTARLDESLNTLTEMTKGNPRQQATATRIRDLAKAKQRNVDAAISLALAGMNTQAARASLGSNFGVGQLDEINKTVDSFLAEEDRRLIERNIAVDRMRSWLTIAALSSLGGALILAVILANRTRRYVRKLTEGQSLLLSEKTILESMVQDRTAELEKAMLLAKRERARVETLLQDSDHRIGNSLATVSSLLGIQMRDVSSEEIRAALGAARDRIQTISSAHRRLRLGKDHETVRADEYLPDVIADIKQSTAHDRDIRIAAQLGPINLSSRDATTLGIIIGELTMNAIKHAFPGNRPGEIRIDLVRDEGDVLRLEIADTGIGMQKRSKKRSPGLGSLIVDQLCQQFGGSVSYSVNPGGGTLVKVALPGLMEVKPQEATEKDE; from the coding sequence ATGAGCTTTTCACAGAGGCCGCTGAGAGGCTTGGCGATCGTACTTTCACTCGGCATGATTATCGGTTCGGCCGGCTCAACGATTATCCTCGCGCGCAGTGTCAACAATCAGATCGACGATATCCTCGCGACCTACAGGGTGCGCGAACAGGCGTATGTTTCGCTGTCACTGATGGCCGAGGCTCACAACAGTCAACGCGGGTTCATCTTGACGCAGAGTGCCCCGCTACTCGATCAATATCGGAACGTAACCGCCCGGCTCGACGAGAGCCTCAACACGCTTACGGAAATGACCAAGGGAAATCCGCGGCAGCAGGCTACGGCGACTCGAATCCGTGATCTGGCGAAAGCAAAACAGAGAAACGTGGATGCGGCAATTTCGTTGGCACTTGCAGGGATGAATACGCAAGCTGCCCGTGCGTCCCTCGGATCAAACTTCGGCGTTGGTCAACTCGATGAAATCAACAAAACTGTCGACAGCTTTCTCGCAGAAGAAGATCGAAGGCTGATTGAACGAAACATTGCTGTGGATCGAATGAGAAGCTGGCTAACTATCGCCGCGCTCTCGTCCCTTGGGGGTGCCTTGATTCTGGCTGTCATTCTTGCGAACCGCACCAGGCGTTATGTACGGAAGCTGACCGAGGGACAGTCATTGCTTCTTTCAGAAAAAACGATTCTGGAAAGCATGGTCCAGGACCGGACGGCGGAACTTGAAAAAGCCATGCTCTTGGCAAAACGGGAGCGGGCACGCGTGGAAACACTGCTGCAGGATTCCGACCATCGTATAGGAAATTCGCTTGCGACGGTCTCGTCGCTACTCGGTATCCAGATGCGGGACGTATCATCGGAGGAAATACGCGCAGCACTTGGAGCTGCGCGCGACAGAATTCAGACCATTTCGTCCGCGCACAGGCGTCTGCGGCTTGGCAAGGATCATGAGACCGTCCGCGCTGATGAATATTTGCCGGACGTTATCGCTGACATCAAGCAGTCGACCGCCCATGACCGGGATATCAGGATTGCTGCGCAGCTCGGCCCAATAAACCTCAGCTCTCGCGATGCCACCACTTTGGGAATCATCATCGGCGAGTTGACGATGAACGCTATAAAGCACGCTTTTCCGGGCAACAGGCCGGGAGAAATAAGAATTGATCTTGTGCGCGATGAAGGTGATGTCCTGCGACTGGAGATTGCCGATACGGGGATCGGCATGCAGAAGAGGTCAAAAAAACGCTCGCCTGGACTTGGGTCGCTTATCGTCGATCAGCTTTGCCAGCAGTTCGGTGGATCCGTTTCTTACTCTGTCAATCCGGGCGGAGGCACCTTGGTGAAGGTGGCGCTACCGGGCCTCATGGAGGTAAAGCCACAGGAGGCCACCGAAAAAGATGAGTGA
- a CDS encoding DUF1328 domain-containing protein encodes MLYYAVIFLIIALVAGALGFGGIAGASAGIAQIIFYVFLALLLISLIASIIRRA; translated from the coding sequence ATGCTTTATTATGCTGTAATTTTTCTGATCATAGCACTTGTGGCAGGAGCGTTAGGGTTCGGCGGTATTGCCGGTGCCTCGGCGGGCATCGCCCAGATCATTTTCTATGTGTTCCTGGCGCTGCTGCTGATCTCATTGATCGCCAGTATTATACGCCGCGCTTAG
- a CDS encoding glycosyltransferase family 2 protein, which yields MTDLTIVIPCYNESGNIGNLVREINTALLSGPSYEIIVVDDGSADGSAEEAAAAGDHTRVLCHKKRAGKSRALISGFRAAHGRWIATLDGDGQNDPMDIARLWPRLERASPALFAGVRKRRNDGIVKLLTSRSANFVRKRLLKDDCRDAGCGFKILPAVVAQSLPYFDNMHRFIPALSRRAGLPVIEVDVEDRPRLAGVSKYGFFDRAAVAFLDTVGVFWLIRRYSDPVSVTEMNNVGS from the coding sequence ATGACCGATTTGACGATCGTAATCCCATGCTACAACGAGTCCGGCAACATCGGGAACCTGGTGAGGGAAATCAATACCGCGCTCTTATCCGGCCCATCCTATGAAATCATTGTGGTCGATGATGGGTCCGCTGATGGATCGGCGGAAGAAGCAGCAGCGGCCGGCGACCACACCCGTGTGCTGTGCCACAAAAAACGCGCCGGCAAATCACGCGCCTTGATCAGTGGCTTTCGGGCGGCCCATGGCCGGTGGATTGCGACGCTGGATGGCGATGGTCAGAACGACCCGATGGATATTGCGCGATTGTGGCCCCGCCTTGAGCGCGCATCTCCTGCGCTTTTCGCGGGTGTACGGAAACGGCGTAACGATGGTATCGTCAAACTGTTGACTTCCAGATCCGCTAATTTCGTGCGCAAACGGCTGCTGAAGGATGATTGCCGGGACGCAGGTTGTGGTTTCAAGATTCTTCCGGCTGTGGTAGCGCAAAGTCTGCCCTATTTCGACAACATGCATCGGTTCATCCCGGCTTTGTCGCGACGGGCCGGGCTGCCAGTGATCGAGGTCGACGTAGAGGATCGACCAAGGCTGGCCGGCGTATCGAAATATGGTTTTTTTGATCGCGCTGCGGTGGCTTTTCTGGATACAGTCGGTGTTTTCTGGCTCATCCGCCGCTATTCTGATCCGGTATCGGTAACCGAGATGAATAACGTTGGAAGCTAA
- a CDS encoding RNA polymerase sigma factor: protein MVHESADFKRDLIAALPKLRAFAVSLIGNPDRADDLVQDTIMKAWAKQDSFEPGTNIKAWLFTILRNEFYSQMRKRGREVQDSDGIFTEQLSVHPAQYGSLDLQDFRKALEKLPDDQREAIILVGASGFSYEEAAEICECAVGTIKSRVSRARTRLQELLEIQGEVDYGPDSIATQVTSNKFA from the coding sequence ATGGTACATGAATCTGCCGACTTCAAGAGAGATTTGATTGCTGCCTTGCCGAAACTGCGAGCATTTGCAGTGTCACTGATCGGTAATCCGGACAGGGCGGATGACCTTGTGCAGGATACGATTATGAAAGCATGGGCCAAACAGGATTCGTTCGAGCCCGGCACCAATATCAAGGCTTGGCTGTTTACGATCTTACGCAACGAATTCTACAGTCAGATGCGCAAGCGCGGGCGTGAGGTCCAAGATTCCGATGGGATATTTACGGAGCAGTTGTCCGTTCATCCGGCACAATATGGCTCGCTTGACCTGCAGGATTTTCGCAAGGCGCTCGAAAAACTACCCGACGATCAGCGTGAAGCGATCATACTGGTCGGAGCTTCGGGCTTTTCCTACGAGGAGGCTGCCGAAATCTGCGAGTGCGCCGTCGGAACGATCAAAAGCCGCGTGAGCCGCGCCAGAACTCGTCTGCAAGAATTGCTCGAGATTCAGGGAGAGGTGGACTACGGTCCTGATTCGATTGCGACGCAAGTCACCTCAAACAAGTTCGCCTGA
- a CDS encoding RNA pyrophosphohydrolase, whose protein sequence is MSKNKKPVDPVSLPYRPCVGIMVLNRQGLVWAGHRIVTANDEMDGATQLWQMPQGGIDQGENPEPAALRELYEETGMKSVSLLTEAPNWINYDLPPHLVGVALKGKYRGQTQKWFAYRFEGNETEIAINPPPGGHTAEFDEWAWKPMAQLPDLIVPFKRKVYEEVVAAFRHLVD, encoded by the coding sequence ATGAGCAAGAACAAGAAACCTGTCGATCCCGTATCCCTGCCCTACCGGCCCTGCGTCGGCATCATGGTACTAAACCGGCAAGGTCTGGTCTGGGCCGGGCACCGCATAGTCACGGCCAATGACGAAATGGATGGTGCAACGCAGCTGTGGCAAATGCCGCAAGGCGGCATCGATCAAGGAGAGAACCCCGAGCCGGCAGCGTTGCGCGAACTTTATGAAGAGACAGGGATGAAATCCGTATCTCTCCTCACCGAAGCACCTAATTGGATTAACTACGATTTGCCACCTCATCTTGTTGGCGTTGCTCTGAAAGGCAAATATCGCGGCCAGACGCAAAAGTGGTTCGCCTATCGCTTCGAGGGCAATGAAACCGAAATTGCGATCAACCCGCCTCCCGGCGGTCACACGGCCGAATTCGACGAATGGGCGTGGAAACCCATGGCACAATTGCCCGACCTCATCGTTCCCTTCAAGCGCAAGGTCTATGAAGAAGTGGTCGCAGCGTTCAGGCATTTAGTGGACTAA
- a CDS encoding divergent polysaccharide deacetylase family protein: protein MNSDLNRPLGQSGKLPDSKADKSSAIRWLSPLAAIVCVLGLASLVTYTSHQGFRRPIPEPPKPQIAEAAPATIPPLVPAHDTQSQPGNIVTAPEGGPKVIVVGDPARRAQDPRSAHIPEPDMLEQSPQGPLPIVAPDGRRPLDIYARPWSGARGARVAIVIGGLGLSQTGSQQAIRTLPPEVTLAFSPEGNSLLRWMQAARQDGHEVLIQIPLEPYDYPRVNPGRNTLTVGASPAATLENLHRTMGRITNYTGVMNYMGARFTAEPDAMTPVIQDIAKRGLLYLDDGTSARSKAEGIAAQQGAPFAAADLLIDASQDRGTILKKLDELERIARAKGTAIATGSAFDVTVEAVTSWANEAKARGIEIVPVSALVRDPQKG from the coding sequence GTGAATTCCGATCTCAACCGGCCGCTCGGACAAAGCGGCAAACTGCCAGACTCAAAAGCTGACAAGTCATCCGCGATCCGCTGGCTATCTCCATTGGCTGCGATTGTTTGTGTTCTTGGTCTTGCCTCGCTCGTCACCTACACCAGCCATCAAGGCTTCCGAAGGCCCATACCTGAACCGCCAAAGCCGCAGATTGCGGAGGCCGCACCGGCCACTATCCCGCCACTGGTCCCAGCACATGACACTCAAAGCCAGCCAGGCAATATCGTCACGGCGCCTGAAGGCGGCCCCAAGGTAATCGTCGTTGGCGATCCTGCACGCCGCGCCCAGGATCCGCGCAGTGCCCATATCCCCGAACCCGATATGCTGGAGCAAAGCCCGCAGGGGCCATTGCCCATAGTCGCGCCCGATGGCCGTCGCCCGCTCGATATCTATGCCCGGCCATGGTCAGGCGCGCGCGGTGCTCGCGTCGCCATTGTCATCGGGGGGTTAGGTCTGTCGCAAACCGGGTCCCAACAGGCGATCCGGACGCTGCCTCCCGAAGTGACACTGGCCTTCTCGCCGGAAGGCAACAGCCTCCTCCGCTGGATGCAGGCAGCGCGTCAGGATGGCCATGAAGTCCTGATTCAGATCCCGCTCGAACCCTACGACTATCCGCGGGTCAACCCGGGACGCAACACGCTGACCGTGGGTGCGTCTCCCGCGGCGACTTTGGAAAACCTGCACCGAACAATGGGCCGTATCACCAACTATACAGGTGTCATGAACTATATGGGCGCGCGCTTCACTGCTGAACCAGATGCGATGACCCCTGTTATTCAAGATATTGCCAAGCGTGGTCTGCTCTACCTGGACGACGGCACATCGGCGCGCAGCAAAGCCGAAGGCATTGCCGCGCAACAGGGCGCACCTTTCGCAGCAGCCGACCTGTTGATTGACGCTTCGCAGGATCGCGGCACGATTCTGAAGAAGCTTGATGAACTGGAGCGCATTGCCCGTGCCAAGGGTACTGCCATCGCCACTGGCTCCGCCTTCGACGTGACAGTGGAGGCGGTCACATCATGGGCCAATGAGGCTAAGGCGCGCGGTATAGAGATCGTTCCTGTCTCCGCCCTTGTCCGCGATCCGCAAAAAGGTTAG
- a CDS encoding response regulator, which translates to MSLSTRIAPHLPYLRRFARAITGSQSSGDAYVAATLEILITDVSLFPQTGSDRASLYKLLIKHFNSVNVRPLELKSEFGWERHAAANLTAIAPKARQAFLLISLEGFSQSETMEILEVTDSELYGLLDEASVGISKQIATDILIIEDEPLIAMDIEHMVQTLGHRVVGIARTRDEALKIYSATHPSMILADIQLADGSSGIDAVNNILSQDAVPVIFITAFPERLLTGERPEPTFLVTKPFNPDMVKALITQALFFKESSKAKA; encoded by the coding sequence ATGTCATTGTCCACCCGGATAGCCCCTCATCTGCCATATCTTCGCCGTTTCGCTCGCGCTATCACCGGCTCGCAATCTTCCGGCGACGCCTATGTCGCGGCGACGCTTGAAATTCTCATCACTGACGTTTCCCTTTTCCCTCAAACAGGATCCGATCGTGCCAGCCTCTACAAGCTGCTGATCAAACATTTCAACTCCGTCAATGTTCGCCCTCTCGAACTGAAATCCGAGTTCGGCTGGGAGCGACACGCAGCGGCCAACCTTACTGCCATCGCGCCGAAAGCCCGCCAGGCCTTCTTGCTGATCAGCCTTGAAGGTTTCAGCCAGTCAGAGACGATGGAAATTCTAGAAGTGACGGATAGCGAACTTTACGGGCTGTTGGATGAAGCATCCGTCGGCATTTCAAAACAGATCGCAACCGACATTCTGATCATTGAGGACGAACCTCTGATCGCCATGGATATCGAGCACATGGTCCAGACGCTCGGGCACCGCGTAGTCGGCATTGCGCGCACGCGCGACGAGGCGCTCAAGATTTACTCCGCCACCCATCCGAGCATGATTCTGGCAGATATCCAGCTTGCAGACGGAAGCTCCGGTATCGACGCGGTGAACAACATTCTCAGCCAGGATGCGGTTCCTGTTATTTTCATCACCGCCTTCCCCGAAAGGTTGCTGACAGGAGAACGGCCGGAACCCACATTCCTTGTTACCAAACCGTTCAACCCTGATATGGTGAAGGCATTAATCACCCAGGCACTGTTCTTCAAAGAAAGCAGCAAAGCCAAAGCATAG